A region from the Andrena cerasifolii isolate SP2316 chromosome 9, iyAndCera1_principal, whole genome shotgun sequence genome encodes:
- the Argrs-m gene encoding arginyl-tRNA synthetase, mitochondrial isoform X2, translating into MSNYLRSLIFEKVIRPIQNIDSLHQHKILSQLHVALNRKKDIYSFMLPLKSNDYDVTNAIGDITKNNLDDVFDNVTVGNDTVSFNMLRDRYVKTILESNHSGLVPPLLVDNNRNVIVEFSSPNIAKPFHLGHLRSTIIGNYVANINNYLRNKVKKINYVGDWGTQFGFIQLGIEVANISNDEMHRNPIKALYKAYVAANKLAKTDPTISERARETFRRLEFGDSTIYNQWQTFKEYTVQELETTYKRIGIIFDEYHWESMYTAKSTNQIIQLMEEMQLLTLDDKDRKAVAISEDRNIPIIKSDGSTLYMTRDIAAAIDRFEKNRFDAMYYVVDNAQSDHFSSLIKILNKMELPWANRLEHIKYGRVRGMSTRQGTAVFLEDILNEAREVMKERQICTSTTKVSLDELDNSSDILGISGVIIHDLKQKRTKDYEFNWDLITDMKGNTGIKLQYTHCRLTNLELHCGATLTTECNPSLLKEPVVDDLIILISKFDEVVLKSYERLEPCILTIYLFRLSDAVNKAMKSLRIKDEPSDLASQRLMLFHTSKIIFAQSMKLLGLTPMERM; encoded by the exons ATGAGCAACTATTTGCGATCTCTAATATTTGAAAAG gTTATAAGACCGATACAAAATATAGACAGTTTACATCAACATAAAATTCTGTCTCAATTACATGTAGCATTAAATAGGAAGAAAGACATATATTCTTTTATGCTCCCTTTGAAATCAAACGACTACGATGTAACAAATGCGATCGGAGATATCACAAAGAATAATTTAGACGATGTATTTGATAATGTCACAGTGGGTAATGATACAGTATCTTTCAATATGCTGAGAGATAGATatgtaaaaacaattttagagaGTAATCATTCTGGTTTAGTGCCACCATTACTCGTAGATAACAACAGGAATGTCATAGTAGAATTCAGTTCGCCAAATATCGCTAAACCTTTTCATTTAGGACATTTACGTTCTACGATCATAGGAAATTACGTTGCGAATATAAATAACTATTTGCGCAATAAAGTTAAAAAGATAAATTACGTGGGAGACTGGGGTACACAATTTGGGTTTATCCAACTGGGAATTGAAGTAGCAAATATTAGTAACGATGAAATGCATAGAAACCCTATTAAAGCTTTGTACAAGGCATATGTTGCTGCGAATAAATTGGCAAAAACTGACCCGACGATAAGCGAGCGTGCTAGGGAAACATTTAGGCGATTGGAATTTGGAGATAGTACTATTTATAATCAATGGCAAACTTTCAAAGAGTACACGGTACAGGAATTAGAAACTACTTATAAGCGAATAGGTATAATTTTTGACGAGTATCACTGGGAGTCAATGTACACCGCTAAAAGTACAAATCAAATTATTCAGTTAATGGAAGAAATGCAACTATTAACGTTAGATGATAAAGATAGAAAGGCAGTAGCTATATCTGAAGATAGAAATATCCCAATTATCAAGAGCGATGGTTCAACTTTGTACATGACTCGAGATATTGCTGCTGCTATCGATAGGTTCGAGAAAAATAGATTTGATGCTATGTACTATGTGGTGGATAACGctcagagcgatcatttttcgaGTTTAATTAAAATCTTAAATAAAATGGAGTTACCTTGGGCGAATAGATTAGAACATATCAAGTATGGAAGGGTACGTGGTATGAGTACCAGACAAGGTACGGCAGTGTTTTTAGAAGACATTTTGAACGAGGCAAGGGAAGTTATGAAAGAAAGACAAATATGTACATCTA CAACTAAAGTTTCATTAGACGAACTCGATAATAGCTCTGATATTTTGGGCATTTCTGGTGTCATTATCCacgatttaaaacaaaaaagaacgAAAGATTATGAGTTCAATTGGGACTTAATAACTGAT ATGAAAGGTAATACTGGAATAAAATTGCAATACACTCATTGTCGTTTAACTAATTTGGAGCTTCATTGCGGCGCTACTTTAACGACAGAATGTAATCCAAGTTTATTAAAGGAACCAGTAGTTGACGATTTGATTATATTAATCAGTAAATTCGACGAAGTGGTTCTGAAATCTTATGAAAGATTAGAACCATGCATATTAACAATATATCTCTTCCGTTTAAG CGATGCTGTCAATAAAGCAATGAAGAGTTTGAGGATAAAAGACGAGCCTTCAGATTTGGCAAGCCAAAGGCTTATGCTGTTTCATAcatcgaaaattatttttgctCAAAGTATGAAATTACTTGGCTTGACACCTATGGAGAGAATGTGA
- the Argrs-m gene encoding arginyl-tRNA synthetase, mitochondrial isoform X3, with amino-acid sequence MLPLKSNDYDVTNAIGDITKNNLDDVFDNVTVGNDTVSFNMLRDRYVKTILESNHSGLVPPLLVDNNRNVIVEFSSPNIAKPFHLGHLRSTIIGNYVANINNYLRNKVKKINYVGDWGTQFGFIQLGIEVANISNDEMHRNPIKALYKAYVAANKLAKTDPTISERARETFRRLEFGDSTIYNQWQTFKEYTVQELETTYKRIGIIFDEYHWESMYTAKSTNQIIQLMEEMQLLTLDDKDRKAVAISEDRNIPIIKSDGSTLYMTRDIAAAIDRFEKNRFDAMYYVVDNAQSDHFSSLIKILNKMELPWANRLEHIKYGRVRGMSTRQGTAVFLEDILNEAREVMKERQICTSTTKVSLDELDNSSDILGISGVIIHDLKQKRTKDYEFNWDLITDMKGNTGIKLQYTHCRLTNLELHCGATLTTECNPSLLKEPVVDDLIILISKFDEVVLKSYERLEPCILTIYLFRLSDAVNKAMKSLRIKDEPSDLASQRLMLFHTSKIIFAQSMKLLGLTPMERM; translated from the exons ATGCTCCCTTTGAAATCAAACGACTACGATGTAACAAATGCGATCGGAGATATCACAAAGAATAATTTAGACGATGTATTTGATAATGTCACAGTGGGTAATGATACAGTATCTTTCAATATGCTGAGAGATAGATatgtaaaaacaattttagagaGTAATCATTCTGGTTTAGTGCCACCATTACTCGTAGATAACAACAGGAATGTCATAGTAGAATTCAGTTCGCCAAATATCGCTAAACCTTTTCATTTAGGACATTTACGTTCTACGATCATAGGAAATTACGTTGCGAATATAAATAACTATTTGCGCAATAAAGTTAAAAAGATAAATTACGTGGGAGACTGGGGTACACAATTTGGGTTTATCCAACTGGGAATTGAAGTAGCAAATATTAGTAACGATGAAATGCATAGAAACCCTATTAAAGCTTTGTACAAGGCATATGTTGCTGCGAATAAATTGGCAAAAACTGACCCGACGATAAGCGAGCGTGCTAGGGAAACATTTAGGCGATTGGAATTTGGAGATAGTACTATTTATAATCAATGGCAAACTTTCAAAGAGTACACGGTACAGGAATTAGAAACTACTTATAAGCGAATAGGTATAATTTTTGACGAGTATCACTGGGAGTCAATGTACACCGCTAAAAGTACAAATCAAATTATTCAGTTAATGGAAGAAATGCAACTATTAACGTTAGATGATAAAGATAGAAAGGCAGTAGCTATATCTGAAGATAGAAATATCCCAATTATCAAGAGCGATGGTTCAACTTTGTACATGACTCGAGATATTGCTGCTGCTATCGATAGGTTCGAGAAAAATAGATTTGATGCTATGTACTATGTGGTGGATAACGctcagagcgatcatttttcgaGTTTAATTAAAATCTTAAATAAAATGGAGTTACCTTGGGCGAATAGATTAGAACATATCAAGTATGGAAGGGTACGTGGTATGAGTACCAGACAAGGTACGGCAGTGTTTTTAGAAGACATTTTGAACGAGGCAAGGGAAGTTATGAAAGAAAGACAAATATGTACATCTA CAACTAAAGTTTCATTAGACGAACTCGATAATAGCTCTGATATTTTGGGCATTTCTGGTGTCATTATCCacgatttaaaacaaaaaagaacgAAAGATTATGAGTTCAATTGGGACTTAATAACTGAT ATGAAAGGTAATACTGGAATAAAATTGCAATACACTCATTGTCGTTTAACTAATTTGGAGCTTCATTGCGGCGCTACTTTAACGACAGAATGTAATCCAAGTTTATTAAAGGAACCAGTAGTTGACGATTTGATTATATTAATCAGTAAATTCGACGAAGTGGTTCTGAAATCTTATGAAAGATTAGAACCATGCATATTAACAATATATCTCTTCCGTTTAAG CGATGCTGTCAATAAAGCAATGAAGAGTTTGAGGATAAAAGACGAGCCTTCAGATTTGGCAAGCCAAAGGCTTATGCTGTTTCATAcatcgaaaattatttttgctCAAAGTATGAAATTACTTGGCTTGACACCTATGGAGAGAATGTGA
- the Argrs-m gene encoding arginyl-tRNA synthetase, mitochondrial isoform X1, with amino-acid sequence MKGILRELGIFEMIARKRWRYVIRPIQNIDSLHQHKILSQLHVALNRKKDIYSFMLPLKSNDYDVTNAIGDITKNNLDDVFDNVTVGNDTVSFNMLRDRYVKTILESNHSGLVPPLLVDNNRNVIVEFSSPNIAKPFHLGHLRSTIIGNYVANINNYLRNKVKKINYVGDWGTQFGFIQLGIEVANISNDEMHRNPIKALYKAYVAANKLAKTDPTISERARETFRRLEFGDSTIYNQWQTFKEYTVQELETTYKRIGIIFDEYHWESMYTAKSTNQIIQLMEEMQLLTLDDKDRKAVAISEDRNIPIIKSDGSTLYMTRDIAAAIDRFEKNRFDAMYYVVDNAQSDHFSSLIKILNKMELPWANRLEHIKYGRVRGMSTRQGTAVFLEDILNEAREVMKERQICTSTTKVSLDELDNSSDILGISGVIIHDLKQKRTKDYEFNWDLITDMKGNTGIKLQYTHCRLTNLELHCGATLTTECNPSLLKEPVVDDLIILISKFDEVVLKSYERLEPCILTIYLFRLSDAVNKAMKSLRIKDEPSDLASQRLMLFHTSKIIFAQSMKLLGLTPMERM; translated from the exons ATGAAGGGAATTTTGCGGGAATTGGGAATATTTGAAATGATCGCAAGAAAAAGATGGCGATAC gTTATAAGACCGATACAAAATATAGACAGTTTACATCAACATAAAATTCTGTCTCAATTACATGTAGCATTAAATAGGAAGAAAGACATATATTCTTTTATGCTCCCTTTGAAATCAAACGACTACGATGTAACAAATGCGATCGGAGATATCACAAAGAATAATTTAGACGATGTATTTGATAATGTCACAGTGGGTAATGATACAGTATCTTTCAATATGCTGAGAGATAGATatgtaaaaacaattttagagaGTAATCATTCTGGTTTAGTGCCACCATTACTCGTAGATAACAACAGGAATGTCATAGTAGAATTCAGTTCGCCAAATATCGCTAAACCTTTTCATTTAGGACATTTACGTTCTACGATCATAGGAAATTACGTTGCGAATATAAATAACTATTTGCGCAATAAAGTTAAAAAGATAAATTACGTGGGAGACTGGGGTACACAATTTGGGTTTATCCAACTGGGAATTGAAGTAGCAAATATTAGTAACGATGAAATGCATAGAAACCCTATTAAAGCTTTGTACAAGGCATATGTTGCTGCGAATAAATTGGCAAAAACTGACCCGACGATAAGCGAGCGTGCTAGGGAAACATTTAGGCGATTGGAATTTGGAGATAGTACTATTTATAATCAATGGCAAACTTTCAAAGAGTACACGGTACAGGAATTAGAAACTACTTATAAGCGAATAGGTATAATTTTTGACGAGTATCACTGGGAGTCAATGTACACCGCTAAAAGTACAAATCAAATTATTCAGTTAATGGAAGAAATGCAACTATTAACGTTAGATGATAAAGATAGAAAGGCAGTAGCTATATCTGAAGATAGAAATATCCCAATTATCAAGAGCGATGGTTCAACTTTGTACATGACTCGAGATATTGCTGCTGCTATCGATAGGTTCGAGAAAAATAGATTTGATGCTATGTACTATGTGGTGGATAACGctcagagcgatcatttttcgaGTTTAATTAAAATCTTAAATAAAATGGAGTTACCTTGGGCGAATAGATTAGAACATATCAAGTATGGAAGGGTACGTGGTATGAGTACCAGACAAGGTACGGCAGTGTTTTTAGAAGACATTTTGAACGAGGCAAGGGAAGTTATGAAAGAAAGACAAATATGTACATCTA CAACTAAAGTTTCATTAGACGAACTCGATAATAGCTCTGATATTTTGGGCATTTCTGGTGTCATTATCCacgatttaaaacaaaaaagaacgAAAGATTATGAGTTCAATTGGGACTTAATAACTGAT ATGAAAGGTAATACTGGAATAAAATTGCAATACACTCATTGTCGTTTAACTAATTTGGAGCTTCATTGCGGCGCTACTTTAACGACAGAATGTAATCCAAGTTTATTAAAGGAACCAGTAGTTGACGATTTGATTATATTAATCAGTAAATTCGACGAAGTGGTTCTGAAATCTTATGAAAGATTAGAACCATGCATATTAACAATATATCTCTTCCGTTTAAG CGATGCTGTCAATAAAGCAATGAAGAGTTTGAGGATAAAAGACGAGCCTTCAGATTTGGCAAGCCAAAGGCTTATGCTGTTTCATAcatcgaaaattatttttgctCAAAGTATGAAATTACTTGGCTTGACACCTATGGAGAGAATGTGA